The DNA sequence gtccaactgtGATCACCACCATCTTTAGGTCGTCCAAATCTAGGACACAGCACAGCTGGCGTATCAATCAAAATTGATAGTCAGCACTCCTAAATGTTGAGTCAACCTGTGCTGACATTTGGAGATGGATCCAGGAACACTCCCAAgatgtgaacacagtctttcagggagagtataaccccatccagaactggttgacacacctccatcaaggtttgctttgggattttaaaaattattttcaagctgtggatagctgaatcagtggatacagaatctgtggctaTGGAGGGTCAACTTTATATTTAAATTGGGaaactattggaaataactgcatccattctctgggcacatatccttttggaaataaatggcaatcataaccttattgaaaaagaaaatgatgtcatatctgtttggaaaatttgaatctccatgaacatgtgtagatcaccttttgaaaaccactagtcaagaaaagcatgaccttgttagaagtcaaccttttgaacaagtgatattcataagcattcatgtaatcaTACACAGGTAACttggctgttaaactgaagaaccatgtctttaaactgccaaggataaagacatgtcactacaaaaatatatttggttagcagaggatggttgtttctttgaagttgaaattgcagttgcccaaaagatatacactcccttgaaacctcttagtttaaaatgtgcactcagagatttaaaaaaaaccccaaagtctTCTTGAAAAATAACGTAAcctgtttactcacaaacatcttatattaattcaccataaaggcacatttcttattaaagttcagttgtagttaggatgtagtttctctctatgttgagtacacaggatatcatttttaatcaatagtccaaagtctttaagtatagttgtactcactgaagtgcataaatcatacttctctactgaagtccaaacagtaaCATGCacctacctccactgaggtctgatgcaaacaagcatccacctccactgatatgtaaagcagactgaatacaaaatggagtcctgagtctgaacatgcttaatacaatcacatgtctataaccccgcCCACACCAAAggggtacagtcaaactggcaaatcaacatacacatagaatacaggttagcaaatgtaTATATTAACAAATACATAGTGAAAGGcctgggaggttgctatttctaaCAGAGACAATTGAAAAGCTAAGTTATTAGACAGATTACTCACCGTGTTTTCTCTTCTGTGTCCTGTGGTGGTCCCTTCCAGAAATCAGCATCTGAAGGACCATCTTGCTGGTCACCCTTGTCAGAATCTGTTAAGCAATCCAACCATAATTCAAATGTATatcaaacaattttatttttaaaatgttcatatttCAAACTGTGACAAATCTCAGTTATATTAATGATAAAACCCACTGTTTATGAGGTCATGAAAGAATTCAAACAATTTAAttcagaaaccaataaaattaatgACCCAAATGATGAATAAAGCTATAACAGGAGAAGAATTTGAAAGCAAGATAGCAGGTCCagggatatattttatttatatttaattaacTTATATTCCAAAGCTCTGACCAGATGAAGGCAAGGGCAAAGCCTTCTGACCACATCTTGCAAagaaacccaataataataataaggccaccctactgggatctgcacgcatcatccgaaaatacatcacacagtcctagacacttgggaagtgttcgacttgtgattttgtgatacgaaatccagcatatctatcttgtttgctgtgtcataataaaataataataatttatttgtattctaccctatctccccaaggggactcagggcagattccagcatatACAGACACAAagacaaacatttaatgcctagaaacaacaacacacagatacacagataaaggtaaaggcttccaaaaggttggaaatgacttgaaggcaaagaaCAACAAGCATCACTTAGCTCCTTGCCTGTATCAGAAGTGTCCGATTCGTCTAATGATGTTTGATCTGAAAAAAAGAATGGAATTACATAAACATTCTGCTAAGTGTCTGAGGATGTTAGGGTaaaaatggtttttaactgggattttaaaaatactgtttatatttaatcctgttttaatgtttctatagtgatatattttaaattgtatgctaatgcttttatgttaagatactttgaatcccctttgagaaagataaagtggggtaataataataataataataataataatgatgatgatgatgatgatgatgatgatgatgttgatgaaaaTCCTGATCTTGAGAAGTGAACAGAACGGTAATATCTGCtttgtttttatctgtttatgtCACCATTTATCAAATGGTGCACATCCCCTGCTTATGGTCCACATGAGCCCATTATCCCATGGACCCCGACCCCAAAACCCCTATTCATACTGTGCTGATTTCAAACCTTGCCCTGCTGCTGCTGGAAGAACAAGGGTGGAAAGAGTAGGGAAATGGAGAACTCCTTGCCCCAATTCTTCCAAAAGACAGTATTTTCATCAGCCTTATATGTTTTTACACGTGCTTACATAAACCAGATTCAGGCCATTCCTATAGGAGAGCAtatctactcagccatggaaacccacagggtgacccTCGACAACCCATAGGGtgaccacactctctcagcctcagaggaaggcacatGCAACTCTTCTCTGAAgtaatcctgccaagaaaatccccttagggtcaccataatttggaaatgtcttcaaggcacacagcaacaaggtTATTTATGTGGTATGTGTGCACAAGCACATACAGTGATCCCATGACTTAGAGGAGTTTAGTTCATTCCATGAcagaactcttaactcaaaacaatcttatctcaaagtgaattttccctctGACATGTatagaaatgctattaatccgtcTCGTCCCCCCCAAAACCCCCACAATTTTTTTGTTTCGTGTTTTAAAATAGGACAATGTACTTTATAAAGAACAAataattcacatggaacaataaagaaAGAGAGATAAACTTTAAAATTGTAGAAGCCCAACAttctggcaaggaagcacaaaccaCAATGTGAAGTGgcaaaagcatcattttcttcatactgtactcattccagccttcctgcctctcctgctctctctccctctctctcttcatgaagccaaacataccaggaataaaaactacacaaaatcaactaacccacagttcctcaaagcagacaagagcatgaggcacggagacccttgaagccctaaagccctgacTCTTGCGCTAGTGCtctctagctcttaactcaaaatgctgctcttatgtcaaagtgaaaccaggCCGAGCAACCATTCTTAACTCAAAATTctcttaagtagaggtttttACTGTATGTAGGTGAGCATGTGCATCCCCTAACACCAGAGTCATAACCTCATATACTCTTTGAAGCTAAAAATGTTTGCacccttgctttaaaaaaaaaacaatggatatttattttacctttatggctcttctttttctttgacttTGTTTGGTGTGGTACAGACGGTTTAGACTTCTTACAATTCAATACTTCAGAACTTTGTTCTgtgctctttctcttttttgttggtttaaCCTCCTTTCTCCTTTATAAAGAAAACTAAATATTACAAGGTTGACCTATGCACCCATCTATCTACAAAAaagacatatttttttaaaaaaaagaattatttcAAAAATTCCACAACAGGTGATTTTAAAAAGTAAGTATTTGACTAGCTTTTAATTTGGGCAAGTTCAATTGGGGCCTGAATCCAATTTGTATCACAACGATGCCATTCTTATATACACAAATCAAAAGAAAGCGGTTTGAGCCTACTGGGGCAGCAGAGATTTCAAAATAAAGAAAGTACTAGTTTTAATCACTAACATTTAATATTTGCTGTATGAAATCAGCGACACTACAATAATTAAGAAAACATGATGACAGCAGACTCCATTTTTTCTCAGTTCAATTCTCACATGCTTTTGCCACCAAGGAAATGCAGCAGTAACTGTAAGGTACGTGACACTTTATGGGGACACAGACAAAGCAACCATATTTTCAAGAGATGCCTTACCTGTGATGAAAGTTTAATTTATAAGAGCATTCTGGACAGAGTcctaaaaaaaaagaatgaaatgagAAATTGTCCTATTCATACAAAGGTTGTCAGGAATTATCTCCAAAAGTGTtccattcatttattttgtgATTGCCACACATGAAATTTCATTTTGCATATATGCATGCTAACTAAGTGTGTTAGTAACAGTTTCAACTCTTGGTACACTGGGCATGCAGTTGCACTTGGTCTATTAAACCAATGTTGCTTTCAACTGTCATTTCTTTTCACTCAAGAAAATGCTGGAAtatcactacttcgcggttcacttttcgcggatttgctgtttcgcggcttttcaataaactctaaaagaatattataaatcattaaaaatacaatttacagcctaaggaagggaggaaggaaaagctgaaggaagagaaaaggagcccaagcagcaacgggaggagaaggaagcgatttatcaacacatgattggttgataaagacttaaaatagtgtataactactgaaataatgtataaatattaaaataaatatagtgtccccactttgcggattttcactcatTGCGGGTGATcatggaacgtaacccccgtgataagtgagggaacactgtaccggAGACTACGCTGTATTCCTGATAGTGTTATATCttcagcagtgtttctcaaattccaCTCCtccagcagttaggaattgtggaaactgaagtccaaaacatctggagaagcagtTTAAGAAACACTGATCTACAGGATTCAATTACAGGTGAGGACTTGAACTAGACAATTTTTAATGTATCTCCAACAAATCTTATGATCTGTCATCTGTAGAATAAATCCTTGAGGGGAAATTAATCTTGCattaatatttctgcataaaACATTTTAGTGTTTCAGTGCAGCTAACAAATTAGTTCTGCTGGGAGAAAAGTGCTATTGGTTTTTAACAGATATGAGGGAGACCAATGTGGCTCTTTGACACCTGAAATCTGAACCTTTGGACTTTCACCCAACAACTCTGCTCTCAGTTGTTGTGATTATTTGTTCTTTTCTGCTTACAGCTGGAATGCTGGGAGAGAGAACCTTGTTCAAATTGTGGAAGGAGAAAGCCCGAATACACCGCTGTGTACTGAACAAACATAAAGAGCTACATCTTTCAGTTTAAGAATTCTGCCTAATTTTGGTTCTCACCAGACCCAGAAAGGCTCAAAATGAAACAATGCAGACTTCTCAGTAAAAAACTCCTCCTCACCTCAATAAAGGAAATTGTTTTCCTAGCATCAGTAGACAACAGTGTGACCATGACTGACTGGGTATCTGCTTAGGATGATGTCCCAATGAAAAGTCCTGATGTCCTAGATGCTCTGGTTCAATATAGTACAGCTTGAACAACAGTTCAATTTGGCCAAACTCCAATGAAACTGGAATGGAGATAAATTGTACTCTCTTTTGTGAAATCTGGCTTGGAGATTTCCTTTGACTAGGGGTCTCAAAACATTATACTTTTCTACACTGTGAATATCTATCTTAAAAATGTAATCCTCCAAATCAATTACaaatatattgtcgaaggctttcacagctgacATCagtgggatgttgtgtggtttctggactgtatctttaaaaaattactttaaaaaataatatactttatttatatttctctgtatttccctgaggggactcagagtggattacagggtagatatatggcaaacattcaatgccattatacaattaacaataaagacagacagtacataaacagagacaaggcttccctcctttttcatctccggcatctgaaGGCTGGGCTCAATTCGGCCATGGGgaagtgctgttgtttcatttttccacaccaaggagcctgttgtccacgGATGCCTTCCTGATCAAATTGCCGGTGTGTCTTCAGGGGTGCCTTGtacctccccaccaaagcggtacctatttatctattcacattgctgttttcgaactgctaggtaagaagctggggctaatggcgagAGCTCACCCAGATCCACGGCTTGAACTGCTGatcttctggttggcaagattttctgtagctgacagtttaacctgctgtgctaactgAAGCCCCTCTGAAggctcctctgaagatgccagtcacagatgcaagcaaatcatcaggagaaaatgctgctagaacacagccatacagcccggaaaccacacaaccccCCATTAAAAATTACTTATCAAGGCTAACTCTATAGACTTACTTAATTTAACAAGAGCGTTTTTCTTTTCTCCATGCTCAACATAGCCAAAATTCACTTCCCAACTCTTCAAACCTTCTTTTTCATCACAGTGCTTATTTCCACAGGAAAACTGACCTGCAGAGAggtaaaagagggggaaatagaAGGAAGTAATAGTAGATTCATTACTTCACTGTGATTTGCTTCAGTACATGCCATATTGATTACAAGCTCGGAAGTAACATGTCACAAGCACATTATTAATGGCCAAATCTCTTTTTAAGAATCCCATTACTCTAATAAAGAACGAAGTTGGAACAAAGTTGGAAAAAGCAGATCGAACTATGTAGGATTTTGCATAGATAAGGGATTGGGGTGGAAAGGAAGGAATGTATTATGCAGTTAATGATCAATCAAGTATGATGGCCTGTTTTCTAGTTTCAACACAATTATTTACTTAGGGGAGAAGGATGGTCCTGGGCTATGCCAGACACATGCAATTTTATGATTTGAAAATCATATTATTTTACGACAGGAACATGCTGAACTACATAAATATGAAAACACTCCATTACTCATTAGTAATATGATAAGTTCTTGATCTGGACTTTTCCTTTAAGCGTGCTCAAAGGCTATGTTATTGTTGTCTTTCTTCCActttgaacattaaaaaaaaatcccttagcATTTTTCCAAAAGTAGAGACATATTGAGGTAGAGAATAGTTACTGTTCAAGATAAACACTGAAAGCTGTTATGGACATTGAAAATTCAGAAATCGTAGAATAGGTTATCATAATTCCttactttaaaaaacagaatttaGCTTTGGTAACAAAATGACCGTTACACGTGGCCGTCCTGTTTATCATCCTGCTAAACAAAACCTCAATATTCTGTGCTCAATGTCTCATGCCTGACTGTCTCTCTAATGCTGCGCTTAGGGCAAGTGATGTGCTATCTTTCGGAGGAAGATACATCCACATGTCTAACGGGTGGTAATAGGCTCACCTCCAGTACTGTTTTTGAAAGATTAACCTCAGAGTGTTCTGCCTAAGCTGCTAACCAATGGATTGGCAGTGTCCTCAGATACTTCAGGTCTTCAGTGCAAAACCAAATGCCACGCTAAAGCCTGAACCAAAGAGCACAGGGCTGCTGCTATTCAGGCATGTCTTTAAATTTATTAGAAAAGACACCAGTCTTCAGTTTTATATCTGTTACTTAGGGCGAAATGGAACTTTGTTTTTACAACCAAGAATGAAGGTGTTATTTTTATTAAACAAATTTAACCCAACATTAAGTTTTGAGCTGTGGCTATAATCCGTATACCAAAATTTGGAACAACAGGGAGACTGAGCAAATAAAAGAAGTGTTCTTAACAGTGTTAATAGAGGCTTAATTTACAGATGCAACAAAAGAACTCTTAATCAAACATCTAGTaaactatatatttaaaaagtcaCACTGATCTGGTGCCCAGCTTGAGCTGCTGTTGCATAAGACTATCTTTGGGGAAATTCAGTAGAGATGATTTAGTTTAATAAAGCATCTATATGGTTGCTGAGAAGGAATTTTCTAGTCAATTTATGATTAATGGTGTTTTAAGCAGAACCTGTATTGTACTCCCACCTGCTGAAAGTTACCTACCTTGTGAGTGACCTGTGCCTAAATCCATTAACTCTTTCTAACAGTAAAGTCACTTACTCAGTTACTAATGATAAGTCTCAGCATTTGGCTGTTAGTTGTATGATAAGACCCAACAGTAATGCTACAGGTCATAAAGCTCTGCTAGTGTTACCACACTGGACTTCTTCATTCCGCACCTGCACAATACAATTTTATAGAGGCAGGGCaactacacacacatatattacaaccaattaggTTACAGGTGCAGAGAAATGTTTAAATACCTTCCGGTTGTGGTTGGGGAGCTACGAAAAAGTATTCACTATCAACCTTCCAAACGTCCCCTTTTTCTTCTTGCCCAACTGCAACCAAAAGGTGCCCAAACACTTCTCCTGTCTCATATGGGGCCAGAGTCAGGGTGAGAGGATCATCAAGCTGTACTGGGGAGCATTATACAAAGATGTAGTGAGTACTTTAAAGTTAGTTATGTCAGTGTAATTCAAAAAGAATATTCCAGTCAGGACGATATGACTGAAAAGGAAAAACTAGGGCCAAAGTCTTACTCAGTCGTGAAGCTCATTTGGCATCATTGGAgctattgcactatgtaacaaaatttgaaaataaacttattttcctggtttgaaattattattcctgtttaactgagcaatacttactttgaaattacagtagagtctcacttatccaagctaaacaggccggcagaagcttggataagcgaatatcttggataataaggagggattaaggaaaagcctattaaacatcaagttaggttatgattttacaaattaagcaccaaaacatcatgttatacaacaaatttgacagaaaaagtagttcaatatgcagtaatgctatgttgtaattactgtatttacgaatttagcaccaaaatatcatgatatattgaaaacattgactacaaaaatggcttggataatccagaagcttggataagcgaggcttggataagtgagactctactgtagttgttttactcCAAACACTTTGTCTTTGTGAGTGTGCAAACTATGTTGCACTGGTTGAGActatgaaatattcattaaaactatagcaaaatgtgctgcaggatgttccacaaaaaaaagtttttgcagtttaataaagatgttccatgtttttatgatagaaccaattaggaaataacatttataacccaggaacaaaaattttgttacatagtgttattggtcTTGGCAGAAGAGCTGCTAAAGCTCTGCTAGAAGAACCTATCACAGCGTGTTCTTAGGAGAATAAACTATGATAATACTCCTACATACTTCTTACTGTGataaaaatatactgtataaCTGCAGGATACGGCTGCTTCATTATTGCGTATACAATTGGACTGCTGATATGTGTAAGTATAAACTTGAGAAAATGAGTATCATTAGCCTGCtacgagggctgaatgaaaagtaatgcctccgccttcataactcctcaacagatggcagtactggtatgcggcaggtactggcttgttcagtagactctcctctacagttccatttggtgggaagccttagcattaaacggttgtgttgttaaagtgcgaagtatggaaccctgcacagacagtcggtcaatgtgacttaagcaacatgcagtcactgaaatCTTGATAGCAGAAAGTGTCACCACAAAGGAGAGTCAtcggagaatgcaagctgtttatggtgattgtattgatgtgaatactgtgcattgttgggtgagtaagtttaaagaggttgaggtgggaacatctgacttttgtgacaaagagttggacgtcctgtgacagcaaccactgagtttcacaagcaaaaggttgacagattgattcaggacaatcgtcatatcactcagagaaatttcaagcataatcggcatttcacattattactttgcttggctatcggaagatctgtgcacgataggtactgtgagacactggttgcggaaacaagagtgtcaacttcttctgtgacagcttcagaaaacttgttcatcgttggcagaaatgtatccaattatctggtgattatgtggaaaaatgaatagtggtagttaaagagcacattctaaggttATTTCTATGTTtgacttattaaaatattcccatccaaaccgaagtaacgaaggtggaggcattacttttcattcaaccctcgtatctatCTTATATAGCTACAGAATGCAACTCAATTCCATATCATATTCCAGAATATAGAAAACAACCTGACCCATGTCAAGATAGACTTTTGTGCTTGTTTCATATATACTAATTCATTGTTAATTTGTACAGACATAATTTCTGAATAATCATTTGTatcttttaatttcattttagaaTATACACTTTAGGTGTCATAAACCATGACAGCTGCCAACCTGGTTATGCAAAGAAGGTATAATTTGCCGTGTTAAACAGTGACAAATATAATTCATAGCAATATTGCATAGTATCACTTGGTCATATTGAAATTAAATCAGTAATTTTTCACACAAATATAGGAAAAATAGGTTTCAAACCAACACATCTGTGTTTGCTTTCATAAGAAGActaggaaaaaaaatatggcacactGACATAAATTATCTGTCTGACTTGAGAATGCTAGTGAAAAGACACAAAAGATGAGTCACAATAATGAAATCagcaaaacatattatacaaccaTCGTACATCTAGAAAACCTTCAAATACTGTACTGTTGAATGCTTGCGCCCCTTAGTGGTGAACTTAATTATTATGAATGACTACTGATGGTTGCAGTAGTCTCTGAAGCAACTGAGGTTTTAAAATTATAAAGTCAAACATGATTACTACAATGTGCATGCATGTATGGAGCCTAATACATCACTCAAACAATGAGTTTTTTCATATTAACAGCAGTACAGTTGGAGAATGTGCTAATTATCCATAAACTAAATCAACTgaaatgttgtgtgacttcaagttgtaTTTTTGGCATATGGCTACACTATTATGGggatttcttggtaagatttgttcagaggggggttgtttttgctttcttctgaggctgagagactgtgacttgtccaaggccagTCCATGGTTTTCCACACCTGGATCTTCAAACTCTGGTCTGTAAGGGTCGAagtgcaacactcaaaccacactgGGTTTCTATACTAAAGCATACTTATATCTATTATCCCCTGAGTGTCATCTGGATCACAGTATCCTTGCAATGTAGCAATGAAACTTTCTGTTCTTTGAGACAGGACAAAAAGGATAGATGTGACCCTGAAACAATTGGGACAATGAGGGCTGCACAGAAATAACAGCAGCTCTCTTTATTCCTTTATTTGGCTCACCATACACAGAGTTTAACTTAAGACTTCATTATGCACAATAAAATCAACAttcctacacatttaagaaacggcTAACAACTGAACCCATTACGCTCGTACTATGGGTTCCAAACATTGTGGTATTTCCAAAGTATGATTTTTTTCTGCCAATTCCTAAGTCGATTGGCAATCGAATTCATTTTGAATTCCCTGCGTAGAGACATGTAAAAATGTCCAATTTAACGTGTGACAGGAATTCCACACTGTCTGCTTGTAAACACAATGATGTCATTCTGGAGGGAGGAGCTGAGATGGGCAGTATAGCTTCCTTGCTTCTGCCATAATCTTTTTGGGACTAAGGAGAAAGGAacagtaatttatatcttttttaacaTTATAAATTCCAGGGAGTGACCTTTTGAATTGAGAGCTCTCTGTACTTATAATAAAATCCATCTGTTAAAGATACCTATTTTCCTTTGCATTCTCTTGATTTCCATCCTAAGAAACAGATAAAGTACTTTTGTTGCCAAGAGAAGGGTAAGGATCGACTCTATTTTGACTCCTTGACAATAACAAAAAACACTGGTATACTTTGCCAGGAACCCGCAGCCTCTAGGTTTCAAATATGCATGTTCGCAAAT is a window from the Anolis carolinensis isolate JA03-04 chromosome 3, rAnoCar3.1.pri, whole genome shotgun sequence genome containing:
- the LOC100563870 gene encoding protein FRA10AC1 isoform X1; translation: MKLSSSILGHGGYDSDFSDEETGEKANKQKNRNEDALLKKPFQKEKQSQVAHRQVATDEWNREEARNQRFHFIAMDAYARHKKLVNDYILYYGGKKEDFKRSGKDDKTDLDIIRENHRFLWKEEDEADMSWEKRLSKKYYDKLFKEYCIADLSKYKENKFGFRWRHEKEVVSGKVQLDDPLTLTLAPYETGEVFGHLLVAVGQEEKGDVWKVDSEYFFVAPQPQPEGQFSCGNKHCDEKEGLKSWEVNFGYVEHGEKKNALVKLRLCPECSYKLNFHHRRKEVKPTKKRKSTEQSSEVLNCKKSKPSVPHQTKSKKKKSHKDQTSLDESDTSDTDSDKGDQQDGPSDADFWKGPPQDTEEKTREEQFDEYFQDLFL